The following proteins come from a genomic window of Bacteroidales bacterium:
- a CDS encoding NmrA family NAD(P)-binding protein — MIIIVGASGQIGSNIVKELVAHQTPVRAITHQAKYDFGPSVETGNADLLNTDDVIKAFKGGTTAFLLTPEKHNVEDIIEETGKIIDNYKIAIKKTGIRRIVGLSCVGAHVKNNTGNILMSRLLEQAFIEFDIEKIFVRPSYFYSNWLGYVDLMNEAGILPTFFPADLEVEMHAPVDVARFVAQCIMKNEGKNGTTVHELAGTRYSSKNIADIFAKKLNKAIQVQVISKEERIPALMSAGFTENAARNMSDMTQAVIDKVTSFEFEDKVIRLPTSFDDYLKDVLR, encoded by the coding sequence ATGATAATTATAGTCGGAGCCAGCGGACAAATCGGGTCAAATATAGTGAAAGAGTTAGTCGCACATCAAACTCCTGTAAGGGCTATTACGCATCAGGCAAAGTATGATTTCGGTCCATCCGTAGAAACCGGGAATGCTGATTTGCTGAATACGGATGATGTCATAAAAGCATTTAAAGGAGGAACGACGGCATTTTTATTAACTCCTGAAAAACATAACGTTGAAGATATCATAGAAGAAACAGGAAAAATTATTGACAACTATAAAATAGCGATCAAAAAAACAGGGATCCGAAGGATTGTCGGCTTATCGTGTGTGGGTGCCCATGTAAAAAATAATACCGGCAATATTCTTATGTCGAGATTGTTGGAACAGGCATTCATCGAATTCGACATAGAAAAGATCTTTGTTCGTCCATCTTATTTTTACAGTAACTGGCTCGGATATGTAGATTTAATGAATGAAGCGGGGATATTACCGACATTCTTTCCTGCTGATCTGGAAGTGGAAATGCATGCTCCGGTCGATGTTGCCAGATTCGTTGCGCAATGTATAATGAAGAATGAAGGAAAAAATGGAACAACTGTTCATGAATTGGCGGGTACCAGGTACAGTTCAAAAAACATTGCAGATATATTCGCAAAAAAACTAAACAAAGCCATACAGGTACAGGTCATCTCAAAAGAAGAACGGATCCCTGCGCTGATGTCAGCCGGTTTCACTGAAAATGCGGCCCGGAATATGTCAGATATGACCCAAGCCGTTATCGATAAGGTCACCTCCTTCGAATTTGAGGATAAGGTGATCCGATTGCCGACCTCATTCGATGATTATCTCAAGGATGTTTTAAGATGA
- a CDS encoding CDP-alcohol phosphatidyltransferase family protein has protein sequence MSGNLKKYIPAILLYSRLLFGFIIFITTLLKPENSRVLVLTFMYIGIVTDVFDGIIARKLKVSTQKLRLLDTIFDLFFYLSILFFVFSINPAAISGNILLIGGIFSLEALMYLVSLIRFRKLPSPHSILSKFWGLYIVIEFSLLIMGVAGPHFTIALIFGCVAHLDRILIYLFLKQWDHDIPSSYHALLLRQGKEINRKEIFNG, from the coding sequence ATGTCAGGTAACCTGAAAAAATATATTCCGGCAATACTTCTATATAGTAGGCTATTATTTGGATTTATCATATTCATCACAACACTTCTGAAACCTGAAAATTCAAGAGTCCTGGTTTTAACTTTCATGTATATCGGAATAGTTACAGATGTTTTTGATGGGATCATTGCCCGGAAGCTAAAAGTATCCACTCAAAAACTCAGACTTCTGGATACTATTTTCGACTTATTCTTTTACCTGTCTATTTTATTTTTTGTCTTTTCCATTAATCCTGCGGCAATCAGCGGGAATATTTTATTAATTGGCGGTATATTTTCATTGGAAGCATTGATGTATCTTGTTAGCCTGATACGTTTCCGTAAACTTCCTTCTCCTCATTCCATCCTTTCAAAATTCTGGGGACTCTATATCGTCATAGAGTTTTCTTTATTAATTATGGGTGTTGCAGGGCCACATTTTACCATTGCCCTTATTTTTGGATGTGTAGCTCATCTGGACCGGATTTTGATCTACTTATTTCTTAAACAATGGGATCACGATATTCCATCTTCATATCATGCCCTTTTATTACGGCAAGGCAAAGAAATAAACCGGAAGGAAATATTTAACGGCTAA
- the trmB gene encoding tRNA (guanosine(46)-N7)-methyltransferase TrmB, translated as MAKNKLKRFVEMATYPNVIEPAFEEVFRTDFRLKGKWGKEIFRNDHPVVLELGCGKGEYTVALARKYPDKNFIGVDIKGSRMWVGATDALQNQLENVAFLRTRIEFINSSFAENEVSEIWITFPDPQPQQSRINKRLTSARFLNSYRHLLQPSGIVHLKTDSDSLFEYTSRVVAFNELPVIVQTDDLYHSGYTDDILSVQTHYEKIFMGKGFSIKYLKFVLPEGIELKEPPKIETEN; from the coding sequence GTGGCAAAAAATAAATTAAAACGCTTTGTTGAGATGGCTACCTATCCGAATGTGATAGAGCCTGCATTTGAAGAGGTATTCCGTACTGATTTCCGGTTAAAAGGGAAATGGGGCAAAGAAATTTTCAGGAATGACCATCCTGTTGTTCTGGAGTTGGGTTGCGGTAAAGGTGAGTACACAGTTGCCCTGGCCCGGAAATATCCTGATAAAAATTTTATCGGGGTTGATATTAAAGGATCACGTATGTGGGTGGGAGCTACCGATGCTTTGCAGAACCAGCTGGAAAATGTGGCCTTTTTACGTACCCGGATTGAATTCATTAATTCCAGCTTCGCAGAAAATGAAGTATCGGAAATATGGATCACATTTCCGGATCCACAGCCACAACAAAGCCGGATAAACAAAAGGTTGACATCCGCACGTTTCCTTAATTCATACCGGCATTTGTTACAGCCATCCGGCATTGTTCACCTGAAAACCGACAGTGACAGCCTGTTTGAATATACTTCCCGTGTAGTTGCCTTCAATGAGCTTCCGGTAATAGTACAAACCGACGACCTTTATCATTCCGGTTACACAGATGACATATTATCCGTGCAGACCCATTACGAAAAAATATTCATGGGAAAAGGATTTTCTATCAAATACCTGAAATTCGTGTTACCGGAAGGTATTGAACTGAAAGAACCACCGAAAATAGAAACGGAAAATTGA
- a CDS encoding caspase family protein gives MQWHFLRMEIFMRGGNIKNNDKNQIRFIKGNNRVNIPAGRGEITGMKVLPDGSVVFSTSYPEIGRILSDHKAPDEWTGDHESYIRAADMIVTVERQRELFQLNEEGTEIGLFGIGREVLYFSIPDRELKTAASSLSVATDRNISKNIRIAGWKNGTSPRLNNKILKVLDEGETSRCVDISQDGTRILLGTSGQIICMDHQGSVLWKRPLTEECVAIKIAGNGQVAAAALSNGTYAWFDMSEGPRLLTLFAHSDNKRWVLWTPAGFYDCAVGADELIGWNVNLGKDKASVFYPIARFRKTFYNTGIIDKSLGLHTQMAQQIKDTSDESLTGYNSITKALPPEVTIIAPQSGTSVKDKQILLRYHVSVSGGEPIESVKILVDGRPVQLLPSVAPGANEVTVDIPERDCEVSVIVKNKFATGVPASVKVKWIGTREEDILKPKLYILAVGISQYQDKGLTLQFASKDAMDFTRIMEKQKGLLYSDVVIKLLTDSKANKLSILDGLEWIQKETTSRDVSMIFFAGHGLNDNSGNFFYLPVEAEIERLRTTCVNYVDIKQTVASIAGKVILFMDACHSGDVMGSTRRAIIDINGVVNELSSAENGAIVFTSSTGRQYSLEDIAWNNGAFTKALVEGLGGKADLFNRKNISIKTLDAFITQRVKELTKGKQAPTTIIPASIPDFPIAIVR, from the coding sequence ATGCAGTGGCATTTTCTTCGGATGGAGATATTTATGCGGGGGGGGAATATCAAAAACAATGATAAAAACCAGATCAGGTTTATCAAGGGGAACAATCGGGTAAATATTCCTGCAGGCAGGGGCGAGATCACCGGCATGAAAGTTCTGCCGGACGGTTCTGTCGTATTCAGTACATCTTATCCGGAAATCGGGCGTATTTTATCCGATCATAAGGCTCCGGATGAATGGACAGGTGATCATGAATCTTATATCAGGGCCGCTGATATGATAGTGACGGTAGAAAGGCAGCGGGAACTTTTCCAGTTGAATGAAGAGGGCACAGAGATCGGGCTTTTTGGTATAGGCCGGGAAGTCTTGTATTTTTCAATTCCGGACAGGGAATTAAAAACTGCCGCGTCATCGTTGTCCGTGGCTACGGACCGGAATATTTCCAAAAATATTCGTATCGCAGGATGGAAAAACGGAACCAGTCCCCGCCTGAATAATAAAATATTAAAAGTACTGGACGAGGGAGAAACCAGTCGTTGTGTAGATATAAGCCAAGATGGTACCCGTATTTTGTTGGGAACTTCCGGACAGATTATCTGTATGGACCACCAGGGCAGTGTTTTATGGAAGCGCCCGTTAACAGAAGAATGTGTGGCTATAAAAATTGCGGGAAACGGTCAAGTTGCCGCAGCTGCTTTAAGTAACGGCACTTATGCATGGTTCGATATGTCTGAGGGGCCCCGTTTATTAACCCTTTTTGCTCATTCGGATAATAAAAGATGGGTGTTATGGACTCCCGCAGGTTTTTATGATTGTGCAGTCGGGGCAGACGAATTGATTGGCTGGAATGTAAATCTGGGTAAAGACAAGGCATCTGTGTTCTATCCGATAGCCCGGTTCAGAAAGACTTTTTATAATACCGGGATCATTGATAAATCGCTTGGCCTGCACACCCAAATGGCTCAACAGATCAAGGACACATCAGATGAATCGTTAACGGGTTATAATAGTATTACCAAGGCGCTGCCACCGGAAGTTACAATTATAGCGCCACAGTCGGGTACTTCGGTAAAGGACAAGCAAATCTTACTAAGGTATCATGTAAGCGTATCCGGCGGGGAACCCATAGAATCAGTAAAAATATTGGTTGACGGAAGGCCCGTGCAATTGCTGCCTTCGGTAGCGCCGGGTGCGAACGAAGTAACAGTCGATATTCCCGAGCGTGATTGTGAGGTATCCGTTATTGTTAAAAATAAGTTTGCGACCGGGGTGCCGGCATCTGTAAAGGTAAAATGGATTGGAACCAGGGAAGAAGATATCCTCAAACCAAAATTGTATATACTGGCAGTCGGGATCAGCCAGTACCAGGATAAAGGTTTGACATTACAGTTTGCGTCAAAAGATGCGATGGATTTCACCAGAATCATGGAAAAACAGAAGGGGTTGTTGTACAGTGATGTGGTCATTAAACTGTTAACAGACTCCAAAGCCAATAAACTCAGTATCCTTGACGGCCTGGAATGGATCCAGAAAGAGACGACCAGCAGGGATGTGTCCATGATATTTTTTGCCGGACACGGCTTGAATGATAATTCCGGCAATTTCTTTTATCTGCCGGTGGAAGCTGAAATTGAACGATTGCGGACCACCTGTGTGAATTATGTAGATATCAAACAGACCGTGGCATCTATAGCCGGTAAAGTGATATTGTTTATGGATGCCTGTCATTCCGGTGATGTTATGGGAAGCACCCGGAGAGCTATTATCGACATCAATGGAGTTGTCAACGAGTTATCCAGTGCTGAAAACGGGGCGATTGTATTCACTTCTTCTACCGGGCGACAATATTCTTTGGAAGACATTGCCTGGAACAACGGTGCTTTTACAAAAGCTTTAGTAGAAGGATTGGGAGGAAAAGCGGATTTGTTCAACCGTAAAAATATTTCTATAAAAACTTTGGATGCCTTTATCACACAGCGGGTTAAAGAGCTGACCAAAGGGAAACAGGCACCTACCACCATTATTCCGGCCAGTATTCCGGATTTTCCAATAGCCATCGTCAGATGA